One segment of Danio aesculapii chromosome 3, fDanAes4.1, whole genome shotgun sequence DNA contains the following:
- the gspt1l gene encoding G1 to S phase transition 1, like yields the protein MDAIDTAPDSWDQEDDGEAQVDVQLSKALTSLNVDAKPFVPNVHAAEFVPSFRQKGSAETVESAAPDTDANVEVAEPEAPPMENGDAEMATDDTWEQKGSEPSEAEAEPGGPGRDGGQPEEDSPQEEGMEEEEEVPTPKVVPTQPNAPKKEHVNVVFIGHVDAGKSTIGGQIMYLTGMVDKRTLEKYEREAKEKNRETWYLSWALDTNQEERDKGKTVEVGRAYFETEKKHFTILDAPGHKSFVPNMIGGASQADLAVLVISARKGEFETGFEKGGQTREHAMLAKTAGVKHLIVLVNKMDDPTVNWSLERYEECKEKLVPFLKKVGFNPRKDVHFMPCSGLNGANLKEPAENCPWYTGLPFIPHLDSLPNFNRSSDGPVRLPIVDKYKDMGTVILGKLESGSIAKAQQLVMMPNRHTVEVLSLLSDEVETDEAGPGENLKLRLKGIEEEEILPGFILCNAENLCHTGRTFDAQIVIIEHKSIICPGYNAVLHIHTCIEEVQITALICLVDKKTGDKSKTRPRFVKQDQVCIARLRTAGTICLETFKDFPQMGRFTLRDEGKTIAIGKVLKLVAEKD from the exons ATGGACGCGATAGACACTGCCCCTGATTCCTGGGATCAGGAGGACGATGGCGAGGCCCAGGTCGACGTGCAACTTTCCAAGGCTCTTACCAGCCTAAACGTGGACGCCAAGCCGTTTGTCCCGAACGTGCACGCCGCGGAATTCGTCCCGTCCTTCCGGCAGAAGGGCTCCGCGGAGACGGTGGAGTCGGCGG CTCCCGATACAGATGCCAATGTGGAAGTAGCAGAGCCTGAGG CTCCACCCATGGAGAACGGTGATGCAGAGATGGCCACAGATGACACCTGGGAGCAGAAAGGCAGTGAGCCCAGCGAGGCCGAGGCTGAACCAGGAGGCCCTGGAAGAGACGGCGGTCAGCCTGAAGAAGACTCGCCTCAAGAGGAGGGAatggaggaagaggaagaagtgCCAACACCTAAAGTCGTCCCCACACAGCCAAATGCCCCCAAGAAGGAACATGTTAATGTGGTCTTTATTGGCCATGTCG ATGCTGGCAAGTCAACCATTGGAGGACAAATCAT GTATTTAACAGGAATGGTGGACAAACGAACTCTGGAGAAGTATGAGAGAGAGGCCAAGGAGAAGAACAGGGAAACTTG GTATCTCTCCTGGGCCCTTGACACAAACCAGGAGGAAAGAGACAAGGGAAAGACTGTGGAAGTTGGACGTGCATACTTCGAGACGGAGAAAAAGCACTTTACCATTCTGGACGCACCAGGCCACAAAAGCTTTGTGCCCAACATGATTGGTGGTGCTTCACAGGCGGATCTGGCAGTGCTG GTAATCTCTGCAAGGAAAGGAGAGTTTGAAACGGGGTTTGAGAAAGGAGGCCAGACGCGAGAGCATGCCATGTTGGCCAAAACTGCTGGAGTAAAGCATTTGATTGTACTTGTAAACAAAATGGATGACCCAACAGTGAACTGGAGTCTGGAGAG GTACGAAGAATGTAAGGAAAAACTTGTCCcatttttgaagaaagttgggTTCAATCCCAGGAAAGATGTTCATTTTATGCCATGTTCGGGACTTAATGGGGCCAACCTGAAGGAGCCTGCGGAGAACTGCCCTTGGTATAC AGGGTTACCATTCATTCCACATCTGGACAGTTTGCCAAACTTCAACAGATCAAGCGATGGACCAGTCAGGTTACCTATAGTAGACAAATATAAG GACATGGGCACTGTGATATTGGGGAAACTGGAGTCGGGATCAATCGCTAAAGCTCAGCAACTTGTGATGATGCCCAACAGG CACACTGTGGAGGTGCTGAGTCTGCTCTCTGATGAAGTTGAAACTGATGAAGCCGGACCAGGGGAGAACCTGAAGCTGCGACTCAAAGGCATTGAAGAGGAGGAGATCCTGCCAGGCTTCATCCTCTGCAATGCTGAGAACCTTTGCCACACTGGGCGCACATTTGATGCCCAG ATAGTCATCATTGAACACAAGTCAATCATCTGCCCAGGTTACAACGCAGTTCTTCATATCCACACCTGCATTGAAGAAGTGCAAATTACG GCCTTAATCTGTCTGGTAGACAAAAAGACGGGGGACAAGAGCAAAACACGACCCCGCTTTGTCAAGCAAGACCAGGTGTGCATTGCTCGTCTGAGAACAGCTGGGACCATCTGCCTTGAGACCTTCAAAGATTTCCCTCAGATGGGACGCTTCACCTTACGAGATGAAG